The following proteins come from a genomic window of Musa acuminata AAA Group cultivar baxijiao chromosome BXJ1-7, Cavendish_Baxijiao_AAA, whole genome shotgun sequence:
- the LOC135678708 gene encoding ankyrin repeat-containing protein At2g01680-like, which yields MDRELFEAATSGDVRFVREASGALDRAVTVDGNSVLHIAAKLGHMELAEALCLKQPSLMKSSNSKGDTPLHCAAAAGHAAIVDFFVVHRAFLFENPVVFSEVYGVPWMTNDAGNTALHEATRNGHRAVVELLMSVAPDLADVENATGVSALYMAAERGSVEIAKELLKSPSASDEGPRGQTALHAAVLRSYDITEMILAKKPNSVRHQDATKSTPLHFAAANGDITMVQLLLQSDSKAAYIRDEDGLSTIHVAANAGHLKIIEQVLEYCPDSMGLQNNTGRNFFHVAVEKKNLEVVKYVLRSPWLTELVNAQDDEGNTPLHLAVISRNKKMVQVLLSCASVNASVMNNSGRTPVDLASSKVRIGIGLRMYNIMIDLISHGSRFSPQRIDHIICNLERKQDEEINRYRALANNLAIIAVLIATVTFAAAFTLPGGYKNNPGPDAGTANLSGTAAFNAFLISDTLAMASSISVAIILIYSGSLDHDVRLRSLMTAMKLLWVAAGGMSVAFATGIYVAVAPACEWLAVLVGVVACSLPFVAFAVTYWPSADYLSRVTVGLIPLLDQIGDSRTCSTFLGQLGRRQMGSGKRWNLPMSHMKAARYRRPDDMSFETPASSQY from the exons ATGGACCGCGAATTGTTCGAGGCAGCAACATCAGGAGATGTAAGGTTTGTACGAGAGGCAAGCGGAGCTCTTGACCGGGCGGTGACCGTCGACGGGAATTCAGTGCTCCACATCGCAGCAAAGCTCGGGCACATGGAGCTTGCCGAAGCTCTATGCCTCAAGCAGCCCTCCCTCATGAAGTCGTCCAACTCGAAAGGCGACACCCCGCTGCACTGTGCGGCAGCAGCTGGCCATGCAGCGATTGTGGACTTCTTCGTCGTCCACAGGGCTTTTTTGTTTGAGAATCCCGTCGTCTTTTCTGAAGTGTATGGAGTACCGTGGATGACGAATGATGCCGGAAACACTGCCCTCCATGAGGCAACACGGAATGGGCATCGGGCGGTCGTTGAGCTACTGATGTCGGTCGCTCCGGATTTGGCAGACGTGGAGAACGCCACCGGGGTGTCCGCGCTCTACATGGCAGCCGAGAGGGGATCGGTGGAGATTGCGAAGGAATTGCTCAAGTCTCCGAGTGCCTCGGACGAAGGACCTCGCGGCCAGACAGCTCTGCATGCAGCCGTACTCAGGAGCTACG ATATAACAGAAATGATACTAGCCAAAAAGCCAAACTCCGTGAGACATCAAGATGCCACCAAGAGCACTCCTCTCCATTTTGCAGCAGCCAATGGTGATATTACGATGGTACAGCTGCTACTTCAATCTGACTCCAAAGCTGCTTATATCCGGGATGAAGATGGGCTTTCGACCATACATGTTGCAGCAAATGCAGGACACTTGAAAATAATTGAGCAAGTATTGGAGTACTGTCCTGACTCAATGGGACTGCAGAACAACACCGGCAGGAACTTCTTTCATGTGGCAGTGGAGAAAAAGAATTTAGAGGTGGTGAAGTATGTGCTGAGATCCCCATGGCTCACGGAACTTGTGAATGCACAAGACGATGAAGGAAACACGCCCTTGCATTTAGCGGTCATCTCCCGGAACAAAAAGATGGTCCAAGTCTTATTGTCCTGCGCAAGTGTAAACGCTAGTGTCATGAACAACTCGGGACGTACTCCCGTCGACCTCGCCTCCTCAAAAGTTAGAATTGGAATCGGCCTTCGAATG TACAATATCATGATCGATTTGATATCACATGGATCTCGGTTCAGCCCACAACGTATCGATCACATAATATGTAATTtggagaggaaacaagatgaagaAATCAATCGGTACAGGGCGTTGGCCAACAACCTTGCCATCATCGCGGTGCTCATCGCCACAGTTACATTTGCAGCCGCCTTTACCTTGCCGGGAGGATACAAGAACAATCCTGGACCCGATGCGGGAACGGCCAACCTCTCTGGCACAGCTGCTTTCAATGCATTTTTGATCTCGGATACCTTAGCGATGGCCAGCTCTATCAGCGTTGCGATCATACTCATTTACTCTGGTTCTTTGGATCATGATGTCCGCTTACGCTCTCTTATGACTGCCATGAAGCTGTTGTGGGTTGCAGCTGGTGGCATGAGTGTAGCATTTGCCACCGGTATATATGTTGCGGTTGCTCCTGCCTGCGAGTGGCTTGCGGTTCTCGTGGGCGTCGTAGCCTGCAGTCTCCCCTTTGTTGCCTTTGCTGTTACTTACTGGCCTTCTGCCGACTACTTAAGCAGGGTAACGGTTGGACTGATTCCCTTGTTAGATCAAATAGGAGACAGCCGTACTTGTTCGACTTTTCTCGGTCAACTTGGACGACGTCAGATGGGCAGTGGAAAGCGTTGGAACTTACCGATGAGTCATATGAAAGCCGCCAGATACAGGAGACCCGATGATATGAGCTTTGAAACACCTGCTTCTTCTCAGTACTGA